The Ziziphus jujuba cultivar Dongzao chromosome 12, ASM3175591v1 sequence ACAGGATCCATACTCAATACCAGCAGACAACTAAACTAGCTACCAAATTAAAGGACCACTTTTCCTAAAAGCTAGCTTTGAGCATTTTTAGTTTAGTCCCCCCTGTAACTGAATTTGAAACAGGTTTAGATTCGAATATTATTAGATTGTAAAACTGCTATTCAATTAACTCCATTAGGATCTGGACATTTTAGCTCCACTAGGAACTGGGCATTTGAACTAATCTCTTGATGCCCCAAATTTAATTTGGGGTTGGTGATACAGGGAACTTTTACTTTTGAATTATGATTCTGTTCTTCAATGGATATGGTCTACTTTTTCCTGTATAATTGATATGAACTCATAAAATTTGCTTATCCATATTCCTTAATCTTACCTTTAGCAAGAAAATCTCTCCTATCCTACTATGTCACGGACATATTTGCTTTGAGGTTCCTGAAATTATAATGCTATGTGTAGTAGGCCCTAAATCTATCCGACTGGcattaattaatctttttttgcttcctttcaattttttctgTTTAATGGAACACTTTCCATTTCTCTATACTTGAAGAATTTATTCCATTCCCTTTTTGACCTGACTACTTAAAATCTTCTCATTGTAGTTTACATGTGTGAATAATTGTGAATGGAAAGTTGTAGCTGTTCCTTTGCTTATATAGCAATTCGATTTGTTTTGCAGTCGCTTGTCAGAGTAATTGAATCATGTGCTGGGAACACACCATGCTACTCATTAATTTTGTTTCAGGACCTGCTGGTGTCAACTACTCTTTTGCCGGTATGTTTGATCTTGAAGACctagtttctttctttctctttcttttttccttttatttttttatttttttaattaaattattcttttaaaactCTGTATCTTCTGCCACTTTCATATCAGTCATTAAGTTGAGAAGATGGTTAAGAATAATGTCAGTTGACAGCTGTTGCTGGGGGCATTTACTTTGTAAAATACTAATGTTTGTGATTTTTCCCTTTTGTTGGTCAGGATGACACCATAAACTTATTTACATATGCAGTTCTAAGGTTGACCCCACGTGCTTTATCCTCTGGTGCAAGTTCATGGTCCTATTTACGAAAAGGAACTGCATCGCATGATGCCGCTTCATCTATCTTGGGCCAGTCTGGTACTGTTTCAGAACCGTTTTATGGCCCAGGTGACTTGTCTACTGCAGTAGATAATGGTTATCGTGTCACACGGCCCTTGTGTCATGATAAATGGTCAAAAGGGAAAGATGGTTTTCTTGTCACTGATATTTGGGGCGTGGAAGCTGGTACCTGGATTCCTGCCACACCTAAAGTGTTGCTTCATCAGACAGATGAAAAAATGTATCTATGTGCTCTTCAGTATAAAAGCCTTACCTTGATATTTCTCCTTCCTGTTTCTTCTATATTAAATGGAGAGCAAGGTATTTCAATGGTGAAGCAGCAAGTTCTAGAAAATGTTAGTTCTCTACCTCTATTAGTGTATAAAATGTAGTCTGCTGAGCATcttcttcaaaatttaaatgtttttaatcACTGATATTATGTCTCATGTCATTTCAATGAATATCCTTCAGATTTCTAAATTGTATAATGATTTTCTGGACAACGCCAGGATTGTTATTAGGACATGTTTGATTTTGATCTGCCTTTGGATTATGTTAAATCGTTATGTTAACTATTTTTTGTGATAACTTCATAATGTCAAGCATTCATCCTGGCAGGATTAAGGAGCATTGATCATAATTCTTTATTTGAACGATTCATATTGCTTGGTAGTTTGTTGTCTTTTGTTTTACTGTCTTTAAAGTACAAGAAGGATGGGAGGGAAAGAGAAGGGAAAGATGTGAAAAGTGGGAAACAAATGGGGCATAAGTAGAGAACACATTTTCAATATAGTGAAAGATTTATGAGATCCCTTCGGGAATAAAGACAAAAATTACTAATAGGAGGTAATTCATATggccccaacaaaaaaaaaaacttagttcCTCTTTCAGGAAATTTTGTCATCACATGTAATGATTCTGCTGTGCTCGCTTGTAAAGACGATGTTGACTTATCTGGATGCATTGTTATTGATGAAATGTGAATCAATCTCTATGCAATACGGGTACTGTCAACTTTTAAGATAGCTCTGTTAGCTTAATCATTTAGAACTTACTTTTCTGCGGTATATTTGCCATATTACAATTTACACCTTTCTTGTTTGCTGGAATGTGCTTTTATCATATTCATCTTGGAAAGTAAACTATTATAAAGTTTCGAAAATGGGAAGCATATTCATCAACCATTCTGTCTGTTAAATCTGATATTCTTAGTTACTAACTACCAGGCTGCCCTAAAGATGCTGAAAGTTGAAGAGAAGCTATCAAAAGGATGGGGTGGTGAGAATGCTTATCATGTTAGTGGTTATCGTTATTTACTAGTGGATAGTGACAGAAATATATCCAGGGCTTCACCATCAGGAAAGGTTTCAACACTTTATAAGGTAAAGCATCCTATCAAAATAGAGCTAGGAAATAGTGTCTGGTTTAACACAATGAAGTACACATTTTTCCTGATATTGTTGCATAGCATTGACTGGATGTAATATATGATGTGACAACTGACGGCATCATATTCTTTTAGTAGTGTAACCAATAGATGAGTATTTTACCAACCGAGAATCTTACTTCAGAAGGTATGAATGGAAGATGAGTTggaaaaaaggtgaaaaaagagagaaatttctCTATTAGTTTGTGGCAACGATTTTTTCTCGGAGTTTGCCCATACATAACATTTTTATCGATTAGTTGGTCAAAGGATTATCTTACTCGGTCAAACATTTTGCAGAAACATAATTATTGATTTTCTCTGGTAGCTTTGCTCATACTTCTGTCACTTTGACTATTGTGGAATGACTAAACTTTACCTTTGCTGGTCAAGTTGTttagtttcttttatttatttatttttgttctgttGCAGGAATCTTTACTTGCCATGAGTAAGCTCAGAGAAGAGGTTGATTTGGATAAATATACAGCGCACTGGGATAATGCTGGTCATGAAAAAGAATTGGAAGTAAGCATTCGAGCTAAAAACAATGCTTGGGTTATTGCTAAGGTTACAAGAGGGAAAGAGCTTTATATGGTACTAGAGAAAGCAAATGAAACACTTCTCTATGCCTCTGATGCTGTTGAGAAGTTCAGTAACAGGTAGTTTCTCTGTTAATACTTAAACAAGTAGCCTTGTGTTATCGAATTGAAGGAACATGGGCTCTTTTCCTTCTGCAAATATGACTTGTGGTTGGAAAATCTTTTCTTCGAAACCTTATATTATTGTTTGGCCAGACCACAAGAAATCGACATCATCTCATTTGGTGTCTTGCTAGAAATCTGTTATGAGCTGATAgcttatatatacattttgataATGGTTAAATACTTAGAAACCAATCAATAATGTGTAGAATTGTCAGTAATCATGttttatcattttgtttttgaattgtgCAGATACTGCAATGGTGCTTTTTCATTGGATTAACCAAGCATACTTTGATTTCGAACACACGATCCCCAAATGACTTGAATCCATCTGCTGCAGATATGTGGCATGGAATTTAAGAGGAGAAAAATGATTGTTTTGTAACCTTGTTGTATGTACCTTGTAGTGGTAGATTTTTGTGCTATTAATCCCACTTTCTATGACCTTTGCCATTCCATGCTGTCTAGAATAGTCCGAGTTTGCAAAAATGCTTGATTTGGTTgtcaagaaaatgaaataataaggaTTGGAAATTTGTCAAAATGtttttagaagaaaaagaaaggtacTGGTTCATGTATTTATATCCTTCTAGTTATCCTTTATATActtcattctttatttttgtaatgTTCCAGTAAGCCTTGCATGGCGATGTACTTGAatttcatttttccatttttgtttttattttctgttgatCGATTTTTAGTGAACGAGAACTTATATCAATGGCTTACAATCTGTGTGGCCGGTCGAGGATCATGATCATTGAATTTCCTgatccaaaaacaaataaataaagaatgaatgaagaaaagctaaatcaaaataaagcaattttttttttttaagttaatggATCAAAATAACTCAAGttagaaagaagaggattcaagtCAAATTATCAAATGGCCCAAAATAATTtgcctttttattattttaaatttgaaatgacttttttattaaaaatatatatatatatataaaggcaaaaaacaaaacaaatttttagcCATCAAACTGTGGATTATCTGTTGAAGAGCCAATGCTCaatcctttattattattattaatttttttttattactattattttaaaaatagggAACAAAAAGTCTgaagaaattacaaaaaaatgtagaaaaatggTCTTTAAGTTTTGTCGGTTGgtgaaaaaatgaaataaaagttgCGTTGGTAATTTATATAAAGAAGCCCATTTCTAGAGATGctctttgtattttattttactttattttacgTTCTTGGATaggttaattattattttatgtatctttttttgctaatttatttatggattaATTAAACTTGACAACAattccaatatatattatatggaaaaaaaaaaaagaagatttcaTAACGATTACCCagaaaacattataaaaaaacatatatatatatataaaataaaattaatttttatttaaaaattaaaatctaatccattgatataatttaatgatTCTAACGTTAGCCTTTCTCATAAAAGGTTGCTTAACATGAAACGTGTACAATATAAAACATCTATTCTAgcaaatttatatgtatatatatactataatatATCAATGTAATGTATAtggtattttttataatttgaatatttgtaacttaaaataaatgaaGCAACATATTATCTTAATTGCATTTCAACTCACATAAAAAACTTTACATATATTAGTTTACAAGTTAGTTTTAATAgtcaaaaaattagaaattgtaattttataatatagttCAACCATAAAATATAAGTTGATTCTTTAATTCTTAAAATTAAGTGGTTCAGTGGTTGTAtcttaataaattatgaaatgcCCTGCTATTTGACACGAGAGTGAAACTCCacctttttattaaattttattttattttattatattttttgcttCACGCTAAACCCATTTATTCTCCAAAATGTGGCTCCACCGGAGTGGTTCCTTCCTCTCGTCGCCGGTTCAGTATTAGCTGCGTCGTTGCCGGAAATTCATTCATCCAaggtattttataattttgacattctattttagatttttttttatacatatttaacaaattttcaCTTGTTCCTCGTCCGTTTCAACCTCATCATGGGTTTTGAGCTTgctgcttttattttatatttggtttttggcgcattaagttttattttattttatttttttccgatGAAATTTTGTTTCAGTACATattcagcatttttttttttttttttttttttgtttctttgggtATTTGCAATACATAGCAGTCTATCAGAATTTGAATCTTTTGCTTCCTACTCTGCTTATAGAGACCTAAACTATGGTGATAATTTTTGGGTCTTTGGAAATTCTTTGGATTTTCTAcgctttatttacttttatctgtACTTGGGCATTTGGcattttgacttcttttgtaaGAATTTTGCACTGTTTGATAGCTTAGGAGGCAAGTAAAAGAtagaacatatatttttttggggacattGTGGGTTACTTACTATAGGGCCCTAGATTTATGAACATTTTAAGTCTCTAGCTTAGCTTTTTAGTACGCTCCAGGTTAGCCATGTTGTTTATTGGGTTCAGTTCAGATATGTGCTTTACGTTTTCTCTTGATTTAAGTTAGTTCTTAATGTAGTTcatgaataattttttacataatttcTTTGGCTAAGATCTTATGAACTCATAAGTCCCGTCCATTGACTAATACTTGCTTGGTTGTGTTGTGTACTCTAAAATGTTAAAAACTGCCATGTATGTGTCTTCTAGTTCCTGgatatacacttttttttttttttttttttttttggcataatcTATTGGAGTCTTAAACTTCAATAGCCTCTGAGAATGACagcaaatttattttctttattcctATACTCCAAATGTGGAAAATTTTTGGAGACCTGAACTGAACAATAACCCTGtggtttgtaatttttgtttgttccttcctcttttaaaaataataaaagttaaaaacaaaaaagggctTGGTATCCGTGGATCATGATTgaagttttatctttattttctggaattttTTTTAGCTACCTTAAAACCCCCTTGGCAATAAAATGTCCATTTGAGTGTGTCTGTTTGTACAATAGAAGTTGTTCGATATCTTGTTTATTGATAGGATATGGGACTGACGAGGGAGACTGATATCAGGGGTGGGAACGAACCGGACAGGGACAATCCTGTCTTTCCCTGCCCTTCTGCCATTCCCATTTTGCTTCTATATTTTGTTATGGTTCTTATTGTCCTTAGGGCATAAA is a genomic window containing:
- the LOC107434443 gene encoding vacuolar fusion protein CCZ1 homolog B isoform X2, with amino-acid sequence MGLSSNMTTTAEGVQFCIFDLRRGQHEGQELDKILFFFPADLPFSTQLSVIGLSEGLITFTRIFSPEAACEVIDAERHSHVFYEAEPDIWMVMIVEKSKEPEAIWRIEALRKVLKEVHSLFMMFHGSIRALLDKEPGGGLARSHLYPFIMDYLSDFLVGKKLMLPSFRDCLKERGTVQMLTVGREAAIEVQSLVRVIESCAGNTPCYSLILFQDLLVSTTLLPDDTINLFTYAVLRLTPRALSSGASSWSYLRKGTASHDAASSILGQSGTVSEPFYGPGDLSTAVDNGYRVTRPLCHDKWSKGKDGFLVTDIWGVEAGTWIPATPKVLLHQTDEKMYLCALQYKSLTLIFLLPVSSILNGEQGISMVKQQVLENAALKMLKVEEKLSKGWGGENAYHVSGYRYLLVDSDRNISRASPSGKVSTLYKESLLAMSKLREEVDLDKYTAHWDNAGHEKELEVSIRAKNNAWVIAKVTRGKELYMVLEKANETLLYASDAVEKFSNRYCNGAFSLD
- the LOC107434443 gene encoding vacuolar fusion protein CCZ1 homolog B isoform X1, whose product is MGLSSNMTTTAEGVQFCIFDLRRGQHEGQELDKILFFFPADLPFSTQLSVIGLSEGLITFTRIFSPEAACEVIDAERHSHVFYEAEPDIWMVMIVEKSKEPEAIWRIEALRKVLKEVHSLFMMFHGSIRALLDKEPGGGLARSHLYPFIMDYLSAYQKRSPLEKCCWDFLVGKKLMLPSFRDCLKERGTVQMLTVGREAAIEVQSLVRVIESCAGNTPCYSLILFQDLLVSTTLLPDDTINLFTYAVLRLTPRALSSGASSWSYLRKGTASHDAASSILGQSGTVSEPFYGPGDLSTAVDNGYRVTRPLCHDKWSKGKDGFLVTDIWGVEAGTWIPATPKVLLHQTDEKMYLCALQYKSLTLIFLLPVSSILNGEQGISMVKQQVLENAALKMLKVEEKLSKGWGGENAYHVSGYRYLLVDSDRNISRASPSGKVSTLYKESLLAMSKLREEVDLDKYTAHWDNAGHEKELEVSIRAKNNAWVIAKVTRGKELYMVLEKANETLLYASDAVEKFSNRYCNGAFSLD